Genomic window (Asticcacaulis excentricus CB 48):
TCCACCGCCTGCACCTCGCACCCCCACAGCGTCAAAAGCGCCGACATGGCCTCACGCACCGCCGGCTCATCATCGACGATCAGCACACGTCTTGCCGGGGCGTTAATGGGCACCGGTCCCGCCGTCACGACCTCCACCGCCGCAACACGCGGCAGGGTCACGGCAAAGCGACTGCCGCGCCCCAGGCGCGACCGTAGCTCAACGCGCAGCCCCAAAAGCCGCGCCGTGCGCTCGACTATGGCCAGCCCCAGCCCAACCCCAGCCTCACCCGATACCCCCAGCCGCTCAAATTCGCGGAAAATACGGTCCTGATCGGCCTCGGCAATGCCGACGCCGGTATCGTAGACCTCTATGCGCACACGGTCGGTGCGCGGCCGCAACACCATTAACACGCCACCGGTTTTTGTGTAGCGCACGGCATTAGACAGGAAGTTTTGCAGTATCGAACGCAGCAGGTTGCGGTCGGTCTCCACCCACACGGAAGGCGCAATCAGCCTCAGACTCAGCCCCTTTTCCGCCGCCAAGGGCGTAAAGATCAGGCTCAGATCCCGCGCCAGAACCGACAGATCGAAGCGCACCGGGCGCGGCGTGACGCCTCCGGCATCGAGCTTGGAGATATCGAGGAGGGATTTGAGGAGGGCATCCGCCGCCTCGATCGAGCGCTCGACATTATCAACGAGGTCCCGCGCCTCGCCCTGCACCTCTTCGGCCAAAGCCGCGGTAAACAGGCGCGCGGCGTGCAAAGGTTGGAGGAGATCGTGGCTGGCCGCCGCCAGAAAGCGTGTCTTCTCCTCGGTCGCTCGCTCCAGAGCCGAATTGACAAGACGCAGTTCAGCGGTCCTACGTTCTACGCGGCTCTCCAGCTCGGCCCGCGCCGTTTCCAGCGCCGACAGGGCGTCGGCCTCACCCGTCACATCAGTAAAGCACATGACATAACCGCCGCCGGGCATGGGGCCGCCGACCGTGCGGATCACCCGCCCGTCATTGCGCCGCCGCTGAAAGGCGTGGTGGGTGCCGCGCCGCATATGCTCCAGCCGGCGCTCGACGTGGCTTTCGACCTCTCCCGGACCACATTCGCCGCGTTCAGCATTGAAGCGGATCAGCTCGGCCACCGGCGTGCCGACGCGCACAAGTTCCGGCGGATACTGGAACAGCTCCAGATAGCGCGTGTTCCACGCCACTAGCCGCAGGTTCTGATCAATTACGCTGACGCCGGGGTCGATGTTTTCCAGCGTCGCCGCCAGAAGGCCGCGCGAAAACTGCAGGCTCTGGCCCGAACGGTCGAGTAGGCGCGCGACCTCATCGACGCTGATCGCCGTGCCGGAGAGGGCCGACCACACGATGGCGTGGGCCGAAGGTGCGCCGACCACGCCGGCAATCAGCCGCTCGGCCCGGCGCACGTCGGCGCGGTCGATGGGGGCTTGGTCCTGTATGCGGCCAAAGGCTTCCGCCACCGCTTCGGGCCCGGCAAAGCGCGCTGTCAGCGCGGTAAGTTGCCCGAGACTGTGAACCGCACCTTGCCGCACCGCCGGCGTCAGGCGCAGGCCAAACCCCGGACGTGTGCGCCCGAAGGCCGAGACCAGACCCCAGGCGGCAGCATTGGCACCCAGCGAGGCCGCCACTCCGTGCACCAACGGATTTAGTTCAGGCCAAAAGACCTTTATTCCGAACAGGCCCTGCGGATCGAACGGCGTCATAGCCACGCCCTCAAGCCATTGCAGCGAGGCTATGGTTGGCCAGAACAGGGTGTAGGTCCACACGATCAGCCCGGCCAGAAGCCCGGCCTGAATAGCGGCGGCATCGCGCGGCTTACCATTGACGGCCAGGAGAAGAGCCGGTGTAAACTGCGCGATGGCGGCAAAGGCAATCTGCCCAATGACCGCCAGTTGCTGCCCCGGCGGCACCCACAGGGCATAGGTCAGGGCGGCCCCCATCACCGCTGCAATTGAGGCGCGGCGGACCCAAAGCATCAGCTTGCCGAAATCCACTGCGGATGAGGCGCTGCGGTGACGCAGCAAGAAGGGCGCGATCAGATCGTTCGAGATCATGGTCGATAGGGCAATAGTTTCCACCAGCACCATGCCGGTCGCCGCCGCGAAGCCGCCGATAAAGGCCAGAAGGGTCAGACCGTTAAGCCCTGCCGCATAGGGCAGGTTGAGGACGAACAGATCATGCGGCACATCCGGGCTCAGAAGCGTCAGCCCGGCCAACGTAATGGGCGGCACTACGACGAGCGTCGCCAGCAGATAACCCACAAATGGCCAGCGCGCCTTTTGTGCGTCCTCCGACCGGTCAGCCCCGATGACCGCCGTGTAGAATTGACGCGGCAGGCACACGACGGCGGCCATCGACAGAAGCGTCATGACGCCAAAATCGAGATTTAGCTGCGTCGGGGCAAAGCGGGCTGAAAAGTGGGCCCAGCCGACGCTGCGCAAATCGGGCGGCGCGCTCATAAATGCCACAACGGCGAACCCGGCAACGGCAACCAACGCCACCAACTTGACCAGAGATTCGGTGGCGATGATGTAGAATATGCCCTCATTACGGCTGGAGGCCACATAGTGCCGTGTCCCGAACAGCATGGCAAACAACGCTAGGGCCAGCGTCGTCAGGGTCATGGGCCATAGGCGTTCACCGCCCGCCACCGCCGCAAAGCTGGTCCCCACCGAGCGCAATTGCAACGCCACGTAAGGAATTGTGCCAAACAAAGCCAGCAGCGTCACCAGCGCCGCCACACCGCGACTTTTGCCGAACCGCGCGCCGATAAAGTCGGAAATCGATGTCGCTCCTTCGGCACGCACAGCGGCAATGAGTCGCGTCAGAAAACGCGACGCAAACAACCATAGCAAGATGGGCCCAATATATATGGGAACAAAACTCCATCCCTCCCCGGCTGCAGAACCGACCGCGCCGAAAAAGGTCCAGCTTGTACAGTAGACGCCAAGTGAGAGCGCATAGGCTGGCAAACGAAGAGGTGATCGGCGGTTCTCACGACGTGCCCAGCTTTCGGCCCAAGCCCCAATAGCAAACAGGCCTGCCACGTAGGCCGCCGCTGCAGTGAGTAGAATGTAGCCGTTCATGCGCACCCGCCAGCAAGACTACTGGCCAAGCTAGACCAGCGTGCGGTTCAGAGCAAACCCGTCGGAAGCCAAAAAAATGATGCGCCGCAATGTGTGCGAGCGCGAATAGCTACGACTAAGTCATAGGGAAGGACGCTTTTTCACCGTTATCTCGACACATTTCGAAGGACCCAAGAGCGGGTGATCGGCATGGTTTCTTTTTTGCTCTCCGCCTTGAACGCTTTCAAACAAGGGAAAAACACGCACTTTTTCCAGGTCATTTCCCCAAGGTGACGAGCGTTTTCTAGTTGCCAGTGTGACCTTATTGAAACAGGTTTCATTCGTAATGGACAAATTTGTGGCGAGACATTGACGAGTCCGTGACGACGAGGCGTTATGTGTTTCCAAAAAAAAAAATGGCCGCAGCTTTTCGGCTACAAAAGTGTCCATAATCCCGGAGATAGAGTGTGAAAAAAGAATCGAGACGATTTGGTCTTCTGGCCACAACCTCGTTTTGCAGTGCGGTGGTTGCGGGTGTAATGACGACGGTATCCGGCGGTGCTGCGCAGGCCCAAGACGCAGCCCCAAAAACGGACGAGGCTAAGCCGGCCGAAGCTGTACAGGAAGTGGTTGTTACGGGCTCGCGTATCCGCCGCAGCGTAGCCAATGCCCCGGCCCCAACGATCAGCGTCACCCAGGACGATCTCCTACAATCGGGCGTGCCCAATATCATCGACCAACTGGCCGATATCCCCGCCCTGTCCGGTTCGACCGTTCCGGAAGACACCACGGGTTCCAACCTAAACGACGGCGGGCTTTCGCTGCTGAACCTGCGCTTCCTCGGTTCGCAGCGCACACTGGTTCTGGTGGACGGCAAGCGTCACGTTGGTGCACCGCAAGGGTCTCTCTCGGTGGATGTGGACTCCATCCCGCGCCTGTTGATCAATCGCATTGACATCATCACGGGCGGTCAATCGGCTATGTACGGTGCCGATGCCGTTTCGGGCGTCGTAAACTATGTGCTCAAGCGCGATTTCGAAGGCGTCGAAGTCGATGGGGCCTATTCGCAAATCAACCAGGACGGCACAGCGCAAAAGCGTCTGTCCATGCTGTTCGGCAAAAACTTCTTCGATGACAAGCTGAACGCATACCTATCGCTGGAACACGAAGAAAACGATCAGGTCAAAGACTCCGACGTGGATTGGCGCCGCCGCGCCTGCGGCCTATACGCGATGGATGCCGATCAGGCCTCGCCGAACAATAATGACGGCGTCCTTGATAACCAACTGCTCTGCGGCGTTCGCAACTTCTCGCGCCCATATACAGGCCTATTGGTTCTCTCGTCGGCGATCACGGCCAGCCCGACAACCGACCCAGATATTCCGGCGTCCTCCGCCGGTTGTAGTGCCCCGACCTTGGCGGCCACCGCAACTGCTGCTCAAAAGCTTGCTTACAATGCCTTCCCTGCAGCTACCGGCACCAACACAAACTGCTTCTTTGCCAACGCCGGTAGTGCATTCGTCTTCGCCAATGATGGTACACCGCGCGGGCTCAATGTGGGTTCACGAGTTACGGTTGGCGGGGCACGCACCAACAACGTTGGCGGCGACGGCCTGAATATTGGTACTGAATTCTCGCAAGGCAGCCGGATCCCGGAATCGAACGCCAGCCGCGTTCAGGGTGGTCTGAACTTCAAATTGACCGAGAACGTCCTGCTTTATGCAGAAGCCAAGTACATCAAAGAAACGACCTACGACGAAGGACAGGGGTCGTTCTTCAACATCGGTATTTATGACTTCACGCGGGCCCCTGTATCGAATGGGACGACAACGCCCACCCTCGCGGTTATGCCGCAATGGACTCCAGCCACCAGTTCGTTCAACATTGGCCTTGATAACGCCTATCTCTCTTCCGATCTGCGGACGGCTATTCTCACGAATACGCGCAAAACCTACGATGCCAACGGGAATGTGGTTTCGACGGGCGCCCTCGACCCGCGCGCCATGTTCACAAACTTTGGCCCGCTGCGCAATCAGCTAAACTACCGCAAAGTGCAGCGTTACGTAATCGGTGCGAAAGGCGAAGCTGATCAGTTCCTGTTCGCCAAGAACATTTCTTGGGAAGCAAGCTACGTTTATGGCGAGCTTACGAATGAGAACCATGAACGCGCCGTTGATGTTGAACGTTACCGCTACGGCGCGGATGCGGTGGTCGATACGGCGGGTAAGGTCAGCGGTAAGCCGGGGCAAATCGTTTGCCGCGTGCAACTGTTAGCTGCCAACGGCATTTCCATCCCCGATCCCTACCGTGTTGGGACCATGAGCCCGACCGATCCGAAGGTCACAGGCTGCGTGCCGTTTAGCATCTTCGGCAACGGGCAAAACGATCCGGCGGCGCGCAACTATTTTGACGCTGAGATACAGGTCTCCCACACCAACAAGCAACAGCATTTCCTTGCCTACGGATCGGGTGAATTCTGGGACTTCTGGGGTGCTGGCCCAATCGGTGCAGCCGTCGGCGTCGAGTGGCGTAAAGAAGAAGCTGAAGGCAAGGGCCGTACGGCTTCCACAGGTGATCGCCTTCTGTTCTTGAACACCGGAGCTGACTTCCCGTACTCGCAGTACGAAGCCAAAGAAATCTTCACTGAACTGCGCGTCCCGCTTCTAAAAGACCTGCCGTTTGTTAACCGCCTCGAATTCTCAGGCGCGGCCCGCCGCTCGGACTACACGACGGTTGGCAAGGTGGATACCTACTCAGCTCAGTTCCTATGGGAAATTAATGAGCAAGTGAAGATCCGCGGGACCCGAGGCAAGGCTGTGCGCATCCCGTCGCTTTCGGAGAACTTCTCACTGCAAAGCCAGACCTTTGCTAACGGCTTCGTTGATCCGTGCGATGTTACCAACATCAACAACACAGCCAATACGCAAATTCGTCAGTACCGCACTGCCAACTGTCTTGCCCTAGGCATTCCGACAGGGACCGCTATCAGCTATCCGACTTCGCCCGCGGGTTTCAACGGGGGCAACCCGAACTTGAAGCCTGAAGAGTCGATTTCGAAGACCCTCAGCCTGATCCTGACGCCGAAAATTCTCCCGCGCACTACGCTCGTGTTTGACTGGTACAATATTGAAATCAACAGCGTTATCGCTTCAATCACGGCTCAGACCCTGGCGAACCAATGCGTGGGTGGACCGGTGCTCAATTCTCAGGCCTGCGGTCTGATTACCCGCGGCGGTGCCGATGTCAGCTATCGGATGACGTCGTTCCTGCAAGGCTCGTTCAACTACGCCAAGTACGAAAACCAGGGGATGGACTTCACCTTCCTGTATCGTCAACCGCTGAACAATGTCTTCGGCAAGAACCTTGGCAATCTGGGCGTTCAGGTGCGCGGCACCTACCTGCAATTCGACCGTTCGTACACAAATATCGATGCGCCTCTGGTGCACACCGATTTCGCACAAGCCGTCGAGGAGCCGCAACTGCGCTTTAACACCAGCTTCTCCTGGAACTACAAGCCGGACCTCAGCTTCTTCTGGAATATCGACTTCCAGTCGAGCCAGGAAATTGCCGATATAGACTTCCTGCGTAGTGATCCGGATAACCGTGAGTACAAGTTCCTCACGACCGGCGACTATGTCACACACGACTTCTCGTTCCGTTGGCGTGTGAAGGATGGTGTGATCTTGCGTGGTGGCGTGGTCAACGCCTTCGACGCTGATCCAGTTGACTGGCTGGGTCAAACTTCGGCTGATAACTTCGACCTGTTCGGCCGTCGTTTCTACATCGGCTTTAACTTCAAGCGCTAAGCCCTCGGGCCCATTCTTGGAAGCGGCGGCAGGGAAACTTGCCGCCGCTTTTGCTTGGGCGCAATGTACTGTTTAGCCAACATCTCGTCAGTAATCGGAAAAACGGAAACCCGACCTAGCTTGTCTAACATAGCACTCGCTCATGATAAGGCTGGGGTCTTTGATCTAGCGGCCTAGATCTGCCTCAGCCTCCGCACAAAAAATGCTGCCGGAGACGTCCGGCAGCATTTGTCATCTAAGTATGTCCTAAGATCAATCCGCGGCGTGGACCTGCCCGTTAGCCATGGCCTTGCGGCTCAGCCAGATCAAAGGGATAAGGCACACAATGATGATTGACGAGATGCGGAAGATATCCACAGTGGCCAATAGATATGCCTGCTGACTAACCTGCCGCGTAATGGCAGCTACGGCTTGCGCGTGGGACATCCCCATCTGCATCAACTGATAAACGACCTGATCGACGCCACCGCTCCCACCAGAATTTCCGCCGCCTCCACCGCCTGCCATCGCACCTGAGATATTGTTCAGGGCGTGGGTTTCGTAATTGTCCCACAAGGTAGTGGTCAGCGAAGCCGCGAACGAGCCCGCCGTGATGCGGGCGAAGTTCGACAGGCCCGACGCCGCCGGCATCTGATGCGGGGCAACATCACGGAACGACACGGTGATCATCGAGGTGAAGAAGGCGCTCATCGCCGCCCCCATAATGAACATGGGCAAGATGAGATGGCCGAAGTCGATATCCGGCGAATAGAGCGAGCGCATATAAAACGACAGGGCAAACAGCAGCAACGAGATCGTCGCCATGATACGCGCGTCGATGCGGTTGGAAATCTTTGCCACAAAGGGCGTTAGGAAGACGGCGACTACCCCCGAAGGCGCCGCCGCCAGACCGGCCCAGGTCGCTACATAGCCCATATTGGTCTGCAGCCACAGTGGCATCAGCAGATTGTTGCCGAAGAAAACCGCATAGGCGGCGCAGAGCGCGATAACGCCGAACGCGAAGTTGCGGCTTTTGAACAATGTCAGATCGACCACCGGGTTGTTTTCGTGAAGTTCCCAGATCAGCCAGGCCACAAACCCGATTAGGGCTAGCAGCGACAAGATGACGATATGCGCTGAATTGAACCAGTCGGCGTCCTTACCGGTATCGAGCACCAGTTGCAGCGTCCCGACCCAGAAGACAAGCAGCGAGAAGGACACCAAGTTTAGCTTGCGCGCCACAGTCGCGGTTTCGCGGTTGTGCATGAAGCGCCAGCAGATCCACGTACAGGCAATTCCCACCGGCACATTGATCAGGAATATCCATTCCCAGGCAAAATTATCCGAAATCCAGCCGCCTAGAATGGGCCCAAGCACCGGGGCGACCAGGGTGGTCATCGACCACACACCTAGCGCCGTTGAGCGTTTATCAGGCGGAAAGATCATGATCAGCAGGGCCTGAGAACCCGGAATCATCGGGCCTGACACCGCCCCTTGGAGGATGCGGAAAAGGATAAGCGACGGCAGGTTCCACGCGATGCCGCACAGGAACGAAGCCAGCGTGAAAAGGGCAACCGAGACGACAAAGGTACGCACTACGCCAAAGCGCATCATCAGCCAGCCGGTCAGCGGCACCGAGATGCCGTTGGCGACGGCGAAGGAGGTGATGACCCATGTACCCTGATCAGACGCGACGCCAAGATTACCGGCGATGGTTGGCAAGGCCACATTGGCGATGGTCGAGTCGAGCACCTGCATGAAGGTGCCGAGCGCCAAGGCTACCGCGGCCAGAGCCAGTGACACGCCGGTCAGCGGCGCGGGTCCGCCATTGGAAGAAGATGAGGCCATAAGGCGCTCCATTCAGTTCAGCTTTCCCCCTGATATCAAGGGGGATACCGGCCTAGCCGGAAAGGGGGTATGCGTGGCGGGGTTACTTCGACACGTCTATCTTGGCCTTCATCGACAGGCCGACGCGCAATGGGTGCATTTTAAGATCTTTTTCGTCGATCTGGATACGCACCGGCAGACGCTGCACAACCTTGATCCAGTTGCCCGAAGCGTTTTGCGCCGGGATCAGTGAAAAGGCCGAGCCCGTACCGCCGGACACGCCGACGACCTTGCCCTTATACTTGACGCCTTCACCATAGAGGTCGGAGGTCAGTTCGACCTCCTGACCCGGCTGCACTTTTTTAAGCTGCACTTCCTTGAAGTTAGCATCGACATAGGCCTGTGAAATCGGCACCACCGACATAAGCGGCGTACCGGTTTGCACCTGCTGACCCACCTGCACGGACTTGCGGGTAACAACGCCGGCTACGGGCGCGCGCACGACTGTGCGCTCCAGCTCCAGTTCCGCCGAAGCAAGACGCGCACGCGCCGCCATGATTTCCGGGTTTTCCCCTGGCTTAACGCCGGCGATCAGCGTGGCATTACTCTGACGGTTGCCTTCGGCCGACGCGAGGGCGGCTTGCGCCTGAATGCGAGCCGCACGGGCGGCATTGAGGTTGGCGATGGCGGCGGCATAGGCGCTTTCGGTCGCCACGACCTCTTCCTGAGACACCGCTCCGCTGGTGGCAAGGTTCTTGCGACGCTCGAATTCGAATTTGGTACGGTTCACCTCGGCCTCAGCGGCCTTGATCCCGGCGTCGGCGCGCACGATGTCAGCTTCGCGGGCCCCCATCTGACCGCCTAACGCCTTGTCGTTGGCGTAGTAGCCCATCACGCGGCGTTCGGCAGTAGCCAGCGCGGCCCGTGCTGACTGTACGGCGATGTTGGCATCGGCGTCATCGATGACTAGTAACACGTCGCCGGCCTTCACCGTCTGAGTTTCTTTGACGAGGATGCGGGCGACCGGCCCGCCGACTAGCGCATTGACCTGCGCCGTTTCGGCCCCAACATAGGCGTTGTCAGTCGAAACATAGTGCGAGGCGACCAGCATGTAATAGGCGCCGTAGCCCAGTACACCCACGGCCACCACAGCAGCCAGACCGGTTAGGAGCTGACGGCGGCGATCATTGGATTTGGCGGGAGATGGTTGTGAAGGTGTAACGGGCGGGGTGTTTTCAGTATCGGACATGGTGCGTCACTTTTTCTTCAGCGTGGAATTCAGTAGGAACCGCCAAGCGCCTTGACCATGGCGACTTCCAGGGTCAGGGCTCGGCTTTGCAGGGCCGTATTGGCGGTCCGCTGCGACAAGAGATTTTGTTCGATAACCAGCAGGCTGGCATAGTCGCTTAGGCCTGCCTCGTAGCGCAGACGGGCCATGCGATAGGCCTCTTCGCTTGAAGCGAGGGCTTCGTTGGACAGGCTCAGCCGCTCGCTCAGCGCCGTCTGGCTGGCACCGGTATCGGCGACCTCCTGCATGGCGTTGATGACGGACTGATGATAGCTGGCCAGAGCGACCGACTGATCCGCTTCTGCGCCGCGCAGATTGGCGCGCAGCCTCCCCCCCTCAAACAGGGGCAGACTGATCACCGGGCCAGCATTGATGGCGTCAATTCCCGACCCTGAGAGGTCGTTGAGGAACACCTTGCCTGCAAAGGCCATCAGGTTCACATTGGGATAGAAAGACGCCTTGGCGCGTTCGGTGCCGTGCACGGCCTGTTCGGCCCGCGCCCGCGCGGCGGCCACGTCCGGACGACGGGCAACCAACTCCAGATCGATGCGTGTTGGTGCCTTAAAATCCTGCGTGTCGGGCAGGACGGGTCTCGGCAGCGCTTCGCCGAATGCCGGGGCCTGACCGGCCAGCGCCGCGATCAGGTGACGCTGGATCAGGATGCGCTCGTTCAGAGCTGCCACTTCGCCCTTGCTGTTGGCAACATTGGCGCGGGCCTGTTCCAGTTCGGCGCGCGGGCGCAGACCGCCCTCGACCCTTTGCGCAACCAGAGACTGTGTGTCTGTGCGGATGGCCAAATTGCGCTCGGCAACATCAAGGTCTTTATACATATGACCCAGCTCGAACCAGGCATTGACTAATGAGGTCGAAAGGACCAGCACAGCCTGTTGTCCGTCGGCGCGCGCGGCCTCGGCGGCGGTGACTGTAGCCTTCAGCCCAGCGCGGTTCTTACCCCAGAAATCCAGCTCCCAGCCGAAATTGATGCCTCCGAGCGTCACGGCATCAATAGCGGGATCCTTACCTCCCATCTGCAGGGACGCACCCAGAGCCGTCGCCGTAGGATAGAGCGTCGCCTTTTGCGTGTCCTCCAGCGCGCGCGCTTTCAGAAGACGCCCGGCGGCAGCGGTCAGATTGGGAGAGTCGCGCAGAGCCGTTTGTACCAGATCGGTAAGTTGCGCGTCCTTATAGCCATCCCACCAGCGGCCGATCAGCATGTCCTGAGGCACAGGACTGGCGGAAGGGACTGGGGATACGGGCTCTGTGTTAGGTAGCGCAGCGCAGCCGGTAAGCACCAAAGCCGAAACGCCCATGAGTAAACCAGTTGCGGGTCGTTTAAATACAAACATCAGGTAAGCCCTCAGTTTATAGAACCGTACGGTACGGTCATTTATCTGTTGCGCGTATACGCCGCGAACGCTATATTGTCAATTGAACCGTACGGTACGGTCAGTATTTTTTTGCGCACTGCAAAAGGCTGATGCACCGGCGACACATATTCAAAACGTGGTTCGTTGCAACGTCTGCAAATGATTGCACGTCACACCGAGGCTATGATGCAAGAGTTAAAATCTCGTCCTGACAAGGACGCCCGTCGTG
Coding sequences:
- a CDS encoding hybrid sensor histidine kinase/response regulator, giving the protein MLWLFASRFLTRLIAAVRAEGATSISDFIGARFGKSRGVAALVTLLALFGTIPYVALQLRSVGTSFAAVAGGERLWPMTLTTLALALFAMLFGTRHYVASSRNEGIFYIIATESLVKLVALVAVAGFAVVAFMSAPPDLRSVGWAHFSARFAPTQLNLDFGVMTLLSMAAVVCLPRQFYTAVIGADRSEDAQKARWPFVGYLLATLVVVPPITLAGLTLLSPDVPHDLFVLNLPYAAGLNGLTLLAFIGGFAAATGMVLVETIALSTMISNDLIAPFLLRHRSASSAVDFGKLMLWVRRASIAAVMGAALTYALWVPPGQQLAVIGQIAFAAIAQFTPALLLAVNGKPRDAAAIQAGLLAGLIVWTYTLFWPTIASLQWLEGVAMTPFDPQGLFGIKVFWPELNPLVHGVAASLGANAAAWGLVSAFGRTRPGFGLRLTPAVRQGAVHSLGQLTALTARFAGPEAVAEAFGRIQDQAPIDRADVRRAERLIAGVVGAPSAHAIVWSALSGTAISVDEVARLLDRSGQSLQFSRGLLAATLENIDPGVSVIDQNLRLVAWNTRYLELFQYPPELVRVGTPVAELIRFNAERGECGPGEVESHVERRLEHMRRGTHHAFQRRRNDGRVIRTVGGPMPGGGYVMCFTDVTGEADALSALETARAELESRVERRTAELRLVNSALERATEEKTRFLAAASHDLLQPLHAARLFTAALAEEVQGEARDLVDNVERSIEAADALLKSLLDISKLDAGGVTPRPVRFDLSVLARDLSLIFTPLAAEKGLSLRLIAPSVWVETDRNLLRSILQNFLSNAVRYTKTGGVLMVLRPRTDRVRIEVYDTGVGIAEADQDRIFREFERLGVSGEAGVGLGLAIVERTARLLGLRVELRSRLGRGSRFAVTLPRVAAVEVVTAGPVPINAPARRVLIVDDEPAVREAMSALLTLWGCEVQAVDDTEAALSQAETVDCALIDYNLSEGQDGLSLIRRLRGRNPDLRVALITADRDPATEAAAEAVGVPVFAKPAEPKTLRQWLGV
- a CDS encoding efflux transporter outer membrane subunit; translated protein: MFVFKRPATGLLMGVSALVLTGCAALPNTEPVSPVPSASPVPQDMLIGRWWDGYKDAQLTDLVQTALRDSPNLTAAAGRLLKARALEDTQKATLYPTATALGASLQMGGKDPAIDAVTLGGINFGWELDFWGKNRAGLKATVTAAEAARADGQQAVLVLSTSLVNAWFELGHMYKDLDVAERNLAIRTDTQSLVAQRVEGGLRPRAELEQARANVANSKGEVAALNERILIQRHLIAALAGQAPAFGEALPRPVLPDTQDFKAPTRIDLELVARRPDVAAARARAEQAVHGTERAKASFYPNVNLMAFAGKVFLNDLSGSGIDAINAGPVISLPLFEGGRLRANLRGAEADQSVALASYHQSVINAMQEVADTGASQTALSERLSLSNEALASSEEAYRMARLRYEAGLSDYASLLVIEQNLLSQRTANTALQSRALTLEVAMVKALGGSY
- a CDS encoding HlyD family secretion protein produces the protein MSDTENTPPVTPSQPSPAKSNDRRRQLLTGLAAVVAVGVLGYGAYYMLVASHYVSTDNAYVGAETAQVNALVGGPVARILVKETQTVKAGDVLLVIDDADANIAVQSARAALATAERRVMGYYANDKALGGQMGAREADIVRADAGIKAAEAEVNRTKFEFERRKNLATSGAVSQEEVVATESAYAAAIANLNAARAARIQAQAALASAEGNRQSNATLIAGVKPGENPEIMAARARLASAELELERTVVRAPVAGVVTRKSVQVGQQVQTGTPLMSVVPISQAYVDANFKEVQLKKVQPGQEVELTSDLYGEGVKYKGKVVGVSGGTGSAFSLIPAQNASGNWIKVVQRLPVRIQIDEKDLKMHPLRVGLSMKAKIDVSK
- a CDS encoding TonB-dependent receptor domain-containing protein, which codes for MKKESRRFGLLATTSFCSAVVAGVMTTVSGGAAQAQDAAPKTDEAKPAEAVQEVVVTGSRIRRSVANAPAPTISVTQDDLLQSGVPNIIDQLADIPALSGSTVPEDTTGSNLNDGGLSLLNLRFLGSQRTLVLVDGKRHVGAPQGSLSVDVDSIPRLLINRIDIITGGQSAMYGADAVSGVVNYVLKRDFEGVEVDGAYSQINQDGTAQKRLSMLFGKNFFDDKLNAYLSLEHEENDQVKDSDVDWRRRACGLYAMDADQASPNNNDGVLDNQLLCGVRNFSRPYTGLLVLSSAITASPTTDPDIPASSAGCSAPTLAATATAAQKLAYNAFPAATGTNTNCFFANAGSAFVFANDGTPRGLNVGSRVTVGGARTNNVGGDGLNIGTEFSQGSRIPESNASRVQGGLNFKLTENVLLYAEAKYIKETTYDEGQGSFFNIGIYDFTRAPVSNGTTTPTLAVMPQWTPATSSFNIGLDNAYLSSDLRTAILTNTRKTYDANGNVVSTGALDPRAMFTNFGPLRNQLNYRKVQRYVIGAKGEADQFLFAKNISWEASYVYGELTNENHERAVDVERYRYGADAVVDTAGKVSGKPGQIVCRVQLLAANGISIPDPYRVGTMSPTDPKVTGCVPFSIFGNGQNDPAARNYFDAEIQVSHTNKQQHFLAYGSGEFWDFWGAGPIGAAVGVEWRKEEAEGKGRTASTGDRLLFLNTGADFPYSQYEAKEIFTELRVPLLKDLPFVNRLEFSGAARRSDYTTVGKVDTYSAQFLWEINEQVKIRGTRGKAVRIPSLSENFSLQSQTFANGFVDPCDVTNINNTANTQIRQYRTANCLALGIPTGTAISYPTSPAGFNGGNPNLKPEESISKTLSLILTPKILPRTTLVFDWYNIEINSVIASITAQTLANQCVGGPVLNSQACGLITRGGADVSYRMTSFLQGSFNYAKYENQGMDFTFLYRQPLNNVFGKNLGNLGVQVRGTYLQFDRSYTNIDAPLVHTDFAQAVEEPQLRFNTSFSWNYKPDLSFFWNIDFQSSQEIADIDFLRSDPDNREYKFLTTGDYVTHDFSFRWRVKDGVILRGGVVNAFDADPVDWLGQTSADNFDLFGRRFYIGFNFKR
- a CDS encoding DHA2 family efflux MFS transporter permease subunit, with the protein product MASSSSNGGPAPLTGVSLALAAVALALGTFMQVLDSTIANVALPTIAGNLGVASDQGTWVITSFAVANGISVPLTGWLMMRFGVVRTFVVSVALFTLASFLCGIAWNLPSLILFRILQGAVSGPMIPGSQALLIMIFPPDKRSTALGVWSMTTLVAPVLGPILGGWISDNFAWEWIFLINVPVGIACTWICWRFMHNRETATVARKLNLVSFSLLVFWVGTLQLVLDTGKDADWFNSAHIVILSLLALIGFVAWLIWELHENNPVVDLTLFKSRNFAFGVIALCAAYAVFFGNNLLMPLWLQTNMGYVATWAGLAAAPSGVVAVFLTPFVAKISNRIDARIMATISLLLFALSFYMRSLYSPDIDFGHLILPMFIMGAAMSAFFTSMITVSFRDVAPHQMPAASGLSNFARITAGSFAASLTTTLWDNYETHALNNISGAMAGGGGGGNSGGSGGVDQVVYQLMQMGMSHAQAVAAITRQVSQQAYLLATVDIFRISSIIIVCLIPLIWLSRKAMANGQVHAAD